In the uncultured Fibrobacter sp. genome, one interval contains:
- a CDS encoding HNH endonuclease, which yields MNSLDGIDLDAKDDFLRNPLEMNTGLPFSPSHYKVWRNYARVFQCSMLASKIEGRLIVTSLCQNLAGQAPFSPDEYLNFVFSHFQYPYPAFEEYSAQVPPVFPFIAILKLLIARRERPVSLEDVFSYVIGNDCTGLEDISHYRNLNRTSRLPYGDEERQVREMLVFMGQVSYIRWFDKKLYLDTSDIDAILSATVPFIGEKRECDPNTEFLRLSSLKNYAQMQNLDIKLRDRSVFEFAVREGRKAFDSHQKIERSPLLRTRFFRVNPEYICDACGMHPVEKYPWLTDSNILELHHILPLSATLNSNGSTTTLDDLKPLCPTCHRSIHIYYKIKLTEWNVSDFSSKKMARDVYELAKRNIV from the coding sequence TTGAATTCTTTAGACGGTATAGATCTTGATGCTAAAGATGATTTCTTGCGCAACCCTCTTGAAATGAATACGGGCTTGCCGTTTTCGCCATCGCATTATAAGGTGTGGCGAAATTATGCACGTGTCTTTCAATGTTCAATGCTTGCTTCAAAAATTGAAGGTAGGCTTATTGTAACGAGCTTGTGTCAAAATCTTGCGGGGCAAGCCCCTTTTTCTCCTGATGAGTATCTGAATTTTGTATTCTCGCATTTTCAATATCCTTATCCAGCATTTGAAGAGTATAGTGCACAAGTGCCTCCAGTTTTTCCTTTTATAGCAATATTAAAGCTACTTATAGCAAGAAGAGAAAGGCCTGTATCTTTGGAAGATGTGTTTTCTTATGTCATTGGGAATGATTGTACTGGATTAGAAGACATTTCTCATTATAGAAATTTAAATAGAACTTCGAGATTGCCTTATGGCGATGAAGAACGTCAAGTTCGCGAAATGCTCGTTTTTATGGGACAGGTCTCTTATATTCGCTGGTTTGATAAAAAACTTTATTTAGACACTTCTGATATAGACGCAATATTGAGCGCTACTGTTCCTTTTATAGGAGAGAAAAGGGAGTGTGACCCGAATACGGAATTCCTTAGGCTCTCATCTTTAAAAAATTATGCGCAGATGCAGAATTTGGATATAAAACTTCGAGATCGAAGTGTTTTTGAATTTGCCGTGCGCGAAGGTCGAAAGGCTTTTGATTCTCACCAAAAGATAGAGCGTAGCCCACTTTTGAGAACACGTTTTTTTAGAGTGAATCCTGAATATATATGTGATGCTTGTGGAATGCATCCTGTAGAAAAATACCCCTGGCTTACAGATTCCAATATCTTAGAACTACATCATATCTTGCCTCTGTCTGCAACGCTTAATAGCAATGGCTCGACGACAACGTTAGATGATTTGAAGCCTCTGTGTCCAACTTGCCATCGAAGCATCCACATTTATTACAAAATAAAACTCACGGAATGGAATGTCTCCGATTTTTCATCTAAGAAAATGGCTCGTGATGTATATGAACTTGCGAAAAGGAATATTGTATAA